DNA sequence from the Pelosinus sp. IPA-1 genome:
AAAAACCTATACTATAACATAAGAACCTATTGCTTAGGTCTGTGGTTGAAAGTCGAGGCCAGTCGCAGGCGAAACGATCCACATAAGGAGTCCAAAGTGGCTCTGAGCATGGTGCGGTTTAGGGGTAAGTCCTGCCGAGTTATTAGCTACGTCAGCTAGATTCGAGAGTGGCAGTAGTGAGGAGATTGAATTCTTATTAGCGAACCTTCCAGCAGGCGGGTGTGGGGGCAAAGACCAGGTCAGCTAAGCAGTGTGGTCCTTAAAATTCACAAAGGTGAGGGGATTTCTTTAATGGCTTTTCAGGACAAAACTCTAAAGTGTAAAGACTGTGGCGTAGATTTCGTGTTTACGGTAGGGGAACAAGAGTTTTATGAGGAAAAGGGATTTGAAAATGAGCCTGCACGTTGTCGCGAGTGCCGTGATGCTAAAAAACGTAGTCGCGATGGTGGGGATCGTCAAACAACGCAACGTGAAATGCACGAGGTAATTTGTGCTGGATGTGGGATAACCACACAAGTACCATTTAAACCTCGTAATGATAGACCGGTTTACTGTCGCGAATGTTTTGCCGCTCAAAGATAATAAATATGTAATGCTGCTCGGATGAGAAATCATCCGAGCTTTTTTGTTATGTTAGAATGTATGTGATTTGTCGAAGAGGGGGAAGAAAAAATGATTTAACCGCAGAGGCGCAGAGGGCGCTGAGTGGAATATTTAATCCTATCTATCTCTTCTCTGGGTTCTCTGCGCCTCTGTGGTTCATATCCTAATCTTATTATTCTTCATGTCTTTGTGGTTCGCACAATTTGTCCGCTGTACTATAAAAAACTTACAAAAGAGTATTGACTAAATATACATTAAAAGTGTATAATTATAAATATAAAACAAAGTAGTTCAGCAGGAGGTATATGAAATGTCGAAGAAGATTATGTCATTGATAATGTTAATGGTGCTTATCGCATCATTTGGTTTAGTTGGGTGTGGCAAAGATGCAGCATCTACTGCGAAGGTGTTAAAAGTGGGAACGGATGCAGGTTTTGCTCCTTTTGAGTTTCAAGATGAAAAATCAAAAGAGTATGTTGGCTTTGATGTAGATTTGATAAAAGCACTTGGTAAACAGATGGGTTATGAAGTGCAAATTCAAAATATGAATTTTGATGGATTGATCCCAGGTCTAGAAGTCAACAGTATTGATGTAGCCATTGCTGGTATGACGATTACTGATGCTAGAAGCCAAAAAGTTAATTTTACTAAACCTTATTATCAATCTGGTTTAACAATTGTAGTGAAAAACGATAATAACGCGATCAAAAGTTTCAAAGATCTAGAGGGTAAGAAAATTGCTGTACAGATCGGTACGACAGGTGCAACAGAAGCTAAGAAAATTAAGGATGCTCAAGTTCGTGAATTTAATAATGCACCAGAAGCTTTCATGGAATTAAAAGCAGGTGGCGTGGATGCCGTAGTGAATGACAAACCTGTAAATGAATATTATATTGCAAAATCAGGCAGTAATGATGCCAAAGCGGTTGGTGAACCTTTGCAAGCAGAAGAATATGGTATTGCTGTTGCTAAGAAGAACACAGAGTTAGCGGGTAAATTAGATAAAGCGTTAGAAGAAGTGAAAAAGAACGGCGAATATGAAAAAATATACGTAAAATGGTTTGGTAAAAAACCAGGGAATTAAATCATATAAAGTATTCTGTATACATTGAAGAACTTGGTGAAAACCAAGTTCTTTTCTTATAAAATCTCAAAAAAACGTTGACTAATTATGCGAATGATATGTATAATTATAAACATTACAAGATTACAAGAAAGTGTTGAGGGGGAAGGGTTAATGTCTAAAAAAATAATGAGTTTGTTCATTGTGGGAGTATTTGTTTTATCCTTGGGTTTGGTAGGTTGTGGCAAACAAGAGGCTGCTAAGCCCGCAAAAGTTCTTAAAGTTGGTTCAGAAGCAGCTTTTGCTCCTTTTGAGTTCCAAGATGAGGGTACAAAAGAATATGTTGGCTTTGATATTGATTTAATTAAAGCCATAGGTAAACAAATGGGAGCTGAAGTTCAAATTCAAAATATGGGTTTCGATGGACTTATTCCTGCTCTAGAAGCAAATAATATTGATGTAGCCATTTCCGCTATGACAATTACCGAAGAAAGAGCGAAAAAGGTTAGCTTTTCCAAACCTTACTATAAATCTGGTTTAACTATGGTGGTCAAAACTGATAACAATTCCATTAAAACTTTTAATGATTTAGAAGGTAAAAAAATCGCTGTTCAAATCGGTACTACTGGTGCTGATGAAGCAAAAAAGGTGAAAAATGCGCAAATTCGCGAGTTTAACAGTGCTCCAGAAGCATTCTTAGAACTTAAGGCTGGCGGTGTCGATGCTGTTGTAAATGATAAACCAGTTAATGAATACTACATTGCAAAAGCAGGTGGCAAAGATGCTAAAATGGTTGGCGAGCCTCTGACTGCTGAAGATTATGGTATCGCTGCTTCTGGCAAGAACAAAGAATTAGCCACTCAGATAGACAAAGCCATCGATGAACTGAAGAAGAATGGTGAATATGAAAAAATCTATGTAAAATGGTTTGGTAAAAAACCTTAATAACAAAAAGCGATAATAGACACAGGCGGGTTTCATAAATGTGAAGTTCGCCTGTGTTTTTTTTATGTTCTTATAGAAAAGGTGAGGACAAAATAACTAACCGCAGAGGCACAGAGTTCGCAGAGGAGAATTTTCCTATAAATCCCTTCTCTGTGCTCTCTGCGTCTCTGCGGTTAAAAAAGTGTTAAATAACTCCCTTTGTGTCCTTCGTGTCTTTGTGGTTCAATTTTTCTTCTATACATTTTAAGGTTGTATTACTTTTTTCAATACAAAACATAGGGAAAATAACTAACCGCAGAGGCACAGAGTACACGGAGGGGATTTTTTTAACCCAATCGATCCCTTCTCTGTGCTCTCTGCGCCTCTGTGGTTAAACGCGTTAAATTTATCCCTTTGTGTCTTTGTAGTTCAAATTTTCCTCTACGAATTTTAACTTTGTACTACTTTTTCAATACAAAACACTTGATGATTTGGCAAAAAGATGTAAAATGGTATAGGGAAAATAAATAGAGGGTTATGGGAGGTTTTTTGGTTGTCTAAGAAAATGATGAGCTTACTTGTTGTAGGAATTTTCCTACTATCTTTGGGGTTAGTTGGCTGTGGTCAAAAGACTGCTAATACGGACAAAGCGAAGGTACTTAAGATAGGTGCTGAAATGACGTTTCCGCCTTTTGAATTTCAAGAGGAAGGCAATAAAGAATATGTTGGCTTTGACATGGATTTAGCACGGGCTGTTGCAAAACAAATGGGTTATGAAACAGAAATCCAGAATATCGGTTTTGATGGTTTGATTCCTGCGCTAGAAGCAGGCAATATTGATATGATTGTTTCCGGTATGAGTATTACAGAAGAGCGTAGCAAAAAGATTGCTTTTTCTAAACCTTATTATAAATCAGGCTTGTCTATTGTAGTTAAGAGCGATAATACTACAATCAAGAGTTTCAAAGACTTAGAAGGCAAGAAAATTGCTGTACAGATTGGTACTACAGGCGCTGAAGAAGCTAGAAAAATAAAAGATGCGAATGTAAGAGAGTACAATAGTAACTCAGAAGCTTACATGGAACTTAAAGCTGGTGGGGTAGACGCAGTAGTGAATGACTTACCAGTAAATGAATATTATTTAACAAAAAGCGGCGAAAAAAATGCCAAGCTAGTTGGCGATATTATGAATGCAGAAGAATATGGTATGGCAGTAACCAAGAAAAACACAGAATTAGCTGAAAAAGTGAATAAAGCCTTAGATGAACTGAAAAAAAATGGCGAGTATGAAAAAATTTACATGAAATGGTTTGGTAAAAAACCTCAATAATAAAAATGCCTCAATAAGACGCAATATCATGTTGCGTCTTATTGTTATCTAGAAAGAGGGAAAATAACTAACCGCAGAGGCGCAGAGTACGCAGAGGGGGATTTTTTTAACCCTATCAATCCCTTCTCTGTGCTCTCTGCGCCTCTGTGGTTAAAAAACGCGTTAAATTATCCCCTTTGTGGTTCAAACGCCTACGTTTAAAGGACGTTAGGGGTTTTTAGAAATAGGATTGACAGGGTTATGCTGTATGTTATAATCATAGTATTGCATTAATATGCATGTATGTATATTTTTTGAATTAAGGGTGAAAACGATGAACTTTGATTTTGATTTAGTTGTACGATCTTTTCCGCTTTTATTAGTCGGTGCAGGGGTTACAGTACAAATTACAGCGTTTAGTGTAAGTCTTGGTATGTTAATCGGGATGTTTGTTGGGATCGCCCGTTTATCCAATACATGGATTATTAAGGCATTAGCTGCCGTGTATGTTGACTTTATTCGTGGGACACCTTTACTGGTGCAGATCTTCCTTATTTATTTTGCTCTGCCTATTTTGGTGGGACAACGAATTG
Encoded proteins:
- a CDS encoding basic amino acid ABC transporter substrate-binding protein gives rise to the protein MSKKIMSLFIVGVFVLSLGLVGCGKQEAAKPAKVLKVGSEAAFAPFEFQDEGTKEYVGFDIDLIKAIGKQMGAEVQIQNMGFDGLIPALEANNIDVAISAMTITEERAKKVSFSKPYYKSGLTMVVKTDNNSIKTFNDLEGKKIAVQIGTTGADEAKKVKNAQIREFNSAPEAFLELKAGGVDAVVNDKPVNEYYIAKAGGKDAKMVGEPLTAEDYGIAASGKNKELATQIDKAIDELKKNGEYEKIYVKWFGKKP
- a CDS encoding zinc-ribbon domain containing protein; this encodes MAFQDKTLKCKDCGVDFVFTVGEQEFYEEKGFENEPARCRECRDAKKRSRDGGDRQTTQREMHEVICAGCGITTQVPFKPRNDRPVYCRECFAAQR
- a CDS encoding transporter substrate-binding domain-containing protein, which produces MSKKMMSLLVVGIFLLSLGLVGCGQKTANTDKAKVLKIGAEMTFPPFEFQEEGNKEYVGFDMDLARAVAKQMGYETEIQNIGFDGLIPALEAGNIDMIVSGMSITEERSKKIAFSKPYYKSGLSIVVKSDNTTIKSFKDLEGKKIAVQIGTTGAEEARKIKDANVREYNSNSEAYMELKAGGVDAVVNDLPVNEYYLTKSGEKNAKLVGDIMNAEEYGMAVTKKNTELAEKVNKALDELKKNGEYEKIYMKWFGKKPQ
- a CDS encoding basic amino acid ABC transporter substrate-binding protein, which gives rise to MSKKIMSLIMLMVLIASFGLVGCGKDAASTAKVLKVGTDAGFAPFEFQDEKSKEYVGFDVDLIKALGKQMGYEVQIQNMNFDGLIPGLEVNSIDVAIAGMTITDARSQKVNFTKPYYQSGLTIVVKNDNNAIKSFKDLEGKKIAVQIGTTGATEAKKIKDAQVREFNNAPEAFMELKAGGVDAVVNDKPVNEYYIAKSGSNDAKAVGEPLQAEEYGIAVAKKNTELAGKLDKALEEVKKNGEYEKIYVKWFGKKPGN